A genomic region of Lachnoclostridium edouardi contains the following coding sequences:
- a CDS encoding ABC transporter ATP-binding protein — protein MKLSVSDLSFPYEGKMILENLDFQVEEGEFVSILGASGSGKSTILKLLTGVIAPETGTISVDGEKIKGMSRHFAYMPQNDLLFPWKKILDNVCLYGKVHGHLEEAKKEAMKNMAAFGLAGYEDKYPSALSGGMRQRAAFLRTTLCQADIMLLDEPFGALDVITRGEMQEWLLSVRQTMGKTILLVTHDMDEAIYLSDRILILGGSPAKVKTELIVPKGERTREWLYGQGELRQKIYTEIMENSNGRK, from the coding sequence ATGAAACTAAGCGTTTCAGATCTTTCATTTCCCTATGAGGGAAAAATGATATTGGAGAACCTGGACTTTCAGGTAGAAGAAGGAGAATTTGTCAGTATTTTGGGAGCTTCCGGAAGCGGAAAATCTACTATATTAAAATTGCTGACAGGAGTAATTGCGCCGGAGACAGGGACCATTTCTGTAGACGGCGAAAAAATAAAGGGCATGTCCAGGCATTTTGCTTATATGCCTCAAAATGATCTTTTGTTTCCGTGGAAAAAAATACTGGATAATGTATGCCTTTACGGAAAGGTTCACGGCCATTTAGAGGAAGCCAAAAAAGAAGCTATGAAAAATATGGCTGCCTTTGGGCTGGCCGGCTATGAGGACAAATACCCTTCCGCTTTATCTGGAGGAATGAGGCAGAGAGCCGCATTTTTAAGGACCACCCTTTGCCAGGCGGATATTATGCTGTTAGATGAGCCATTTGGAGCCCTGGACGTTATTACAAGAGGCGAGATGCAGGAGTGGCTGCTTTCTGTAAGGCAGACAATGGGAAAAACTATTCTGCTTGTAACACATGATATGGACGAGGCGATTTATTTATCTGACAGAATCTTAATTTTAGGAGGAAGTCCGGCTAAGGTAAAAACAGAGTTGATTGTACCTAAAGGCGAGAGAACAAGAGAGTGGCTGTATGGTCAGGGAGAATTGAGGCAGAAGATTTATACAGAAATCATGGAGAATTCTAATGGAAGAAAATAA
- a CDS encoding ABC transporter substrate-binding protein, which translates to MKNKKLLAAAMAAVMMVTAGCGGQKQEETQKAVTSGVENRESDGTSASEGSNEEKSSQEELEDVTVILDYVANTNHTGMYVALDQGYYEDQGLNVKIIEPTEGATATLISVGKGDFGISYQEDVTVALASKDPLPIKAIAAIVQHNTSGFATYADKDIHSPKDFEGKTYAGWGGPGEEAVLKAVMEKEGADFSKLNMVISDGSGFAALKDKADIMWFYEGWDVVKCKMSDFPINYMELRQLDQRLDYYTPVIIASNKVLEEKPEMVKKFLKATAEGYEYAIANPEDSAVILQKYAPDYPLDMLQMSQEYLSSKYMEDADTWGTMKDSVWDNYTEFMNEYGVIDKVIPAADCYTNEFLPE; encoded by the coding sequence ATGAAAAATAAAAAACTATTAGCAGCAGCCATGGCGGCTGTTATGATGGTGACAGCAGGCTGCGGAGGACAAAAGCAGGAAGAAACGCAGAAAGCAGTAACCTCTGGCGTAGAAAACAGGGAGTCAGACGGCACATCTGCCTCAGAGGGAAGTAATGAGGAAAAAAGCAGTCAGGAAGAGCTGGAGGATGTAACTGTAATTTTGGATTATGTGGCTAATACCAACCATACAGGTATGTATGTTGCCTTAGATCAGGGATATTATGAAGATCAAGGATTAAATGTAAAGATTATTGAACCTACAGAGGGAGCCACAGCCACTTTAATTTCTGTGGGAAAGGGAGACTTTGGCATCAGTTATCAGGAGGACGTAACTGTGGCCTTAGCGTCTAAAGATCCTTTGCCCATTAAAGCAATTGCAGCCATTGTACAGCATAACACCTCAGGATTTGCCACATATGCAGATAAGGATATCCATTCACCAAAGGATTTTGAGGGGAAAACATACGCAGGGTGGGGAGGCCCTGGGGAGGAAGCTGTGTTAAAGGCAGTTATGGAAAAAGAGGGAGCTGATTTTTCCAAGCTGAACATGGTAATCTCTGACGGCTCCGGATTTGCAGCCTTAAAAGACAAGGCGGACATTATGTGGTTTTATGAGGGATGGGATGTTGTAAAGTGTAAAATGAGCGATTTCCCTATTAATTATATGGAACTGCGCCAGCTGGATCAGCGTTTAGACTACTATACTCCTGTTATTATTGCCAGCAATAAGGTGCTGGAGGAAAAGCCTGAAATGGTTAAAAAGTTTTTAAAGGCCACAGCAGAAGGATATGAATATGCCATTGCCAACCCAGAGGACAGCGCCGTAATTTTACAGAAATACGCTCCTGACTATCCTTTAGATATGCTTCAGATGTCCCAGGAATATTTGTCATCTAAATATATGGAGGACGCTGATACATGGGGTACTATGAAGGACAGTGTATGGGATAATTATACAGAGTTTATGAATGAATACGGAGTAATCGACAAGGTAATCCCTGCGGCAGACTGCTACACAAATGAATTCCTGCCTGAGTAA
- a CDS encoding ABC transporter permease, translating to MKEYKKQAAPVLLMAVLLAVWEGAVRIYHIPLYVLPSPVEVLEALKTEAAVLAGHAVVTVLEALAGIGIAFVLAIGIGIAMDRFPAVKRSVYPLLVVTQTVPMIVLAPILIIYLGFGMTPKILTVVLMCFFPIVVSFSDGMEQLDKEYVYLLRSYGAGTFGIYSLVKLPAAVPSLISGLKVAATYSISGAVVGEWIGSQEGLGYYLLRVKNGYMLDRVFASVLVIIILSLCMNGLIRIFQYVSMPYSRKK from the coding sequence ATGAAAGAATATAAAAAACAGGCGGCGCCTGTGCTGCTTATGGCGGTTTTGCTGGCTGTTTGGGAAGGGGCGGTAAGAATTTACCATATTCCCCTATATGTGCTGCCCTCCCCTGTAGAGGTATTGGAGGCCTTAAAAACAGAGGCCGCCGTGCTGGCCGGCCATGCTGTAGTTACAGTATTAGAGGCCTTAGCCGGAATAGGAATCGCCTTTGTGCTGGCTATAGGAATAGGAATTGCTATGGATCGTTTTCCGGCAGTAAAAAGAAGCGTTTATCCGCTGTTAGTAGTAACCCAGACAGTTCCTATGATTGTGCTGGCGCCTATTTTGATTATTTACCTGGGCTTTGGCATGACGCCTAAAATACTTACGGTAGTTTTAATGTGCTTTTTTCCTATTGTAGTCAGCTTTTCAGATGGGATGGAGCAGTTAGATAAAGAATATGTATATCTGTTACGTTCATATGGAGCCGGAACCTTTGGAATTTACAGTTTAGTAAAACTGCCGGCAGCTGTGCCTTCCCTAATATCAGGTCTGAAGGTGGCGGCCACATACAGTATCAGCGGCGCCGTAGTAGGGGAATGGATTGGATCTCAGGAGGGACTTGGATATTACTTATTAAGGGTAAAAAACGGATATATGTTAGATAGAGTATTTGCCAGCGTTTTAGTAATTATAATTTTAAGTCTGTGTATGAACGGGCTGATTCGTATTTTCCAATATGTTTCTATGCCCTATTCCAGAAAAAAATAA
- the sigG gene encoding RNA polymerase sporulation sigma factor SigG, with translation MSGYKVEICGVNTSKLPLLSNEEKEKLFKRILEGDTEAREQYIKGNLRLVLSVIQRFSSSNENVDDLFQIGCIGLIKAIDNFDITQNVRFSTYAVPMILGEVRRYLRDNNSIRVSRSLRDTAYKAIYAREGLMKKNLKEPTIMEIASEVGMSKEEITYALDAIQSPVSLYEPVYTDGGDPLYVMDQISDKKNLEENWVEDISLSEAMKRLPERERHIIDMRFFEGKTQTEVAEEIHISQAQVSRLEKNALKAMRNYLS, from the coding sequence ATGTCTGGATATAAAGTAGAAATCTGCGGAGTCAACACTTCTAAGCTGCCTCTTCTCAGCAATGAGGAAAAGGAAAAACTTTTTAAAAGGATTCTGGAAGGGGATACAGAGGCCAGAGAACAGTATATAAAAGGAAATTTAAGATTGGTGCTCAGTGTAATTCAAAGATTTTCCAGCAGCAATGAAAACGTAGATGATCTGTTTCAAATCGGCTGTATCGGCCTGATTAAAGCTATTGACAACTTTGACATTACACAAAATGTCCGGTTTTCCACTTACGCAGTTCCAATGATTTTAGGTGAAGTACGCAGATACCTGCGGGATAACAATTCTATCCGCGTCAGCCGCTCTCTCAGAGATACTGCATATAAAGCCATTTATGCCAGAGAAGGTCTGATGAAAAAGAATTTAAAGGAGCCTACTATTATGGAAATCGCCAGCGAGGTAGGTATGAGCAAAGAGGAGATCACCTACGCCCTGGACGCTATACAAAGCCCTGTCAGCCTTTATGAGCCGGTTTACACTGACGGAGGCGATCCACTTTACGTTATGGACCAGATCAGCGATAAAAAGAATTTAGAGGAAAACTGGGTGGAAGATATTTCTTTAAGTGAGGCTATGAAACGGCTTCCTGAACGGGAACGCCATATTATAGACATGAGATTTTTTGAGGGAAAAACTCAGACTGAGGTGGCGGAAGAAATTCACATCAGCCAGGCTCAGGTCAGCAGGCTGGAAAAAAATGCGTTAAAAGCTATGAGAAATTATCTTAGCTGA